The Halalkalicoccus tibetensis genome contains the following window.
CGTCAGGGGACGTCGACCGATGGATGACGGACGCGTTCGAGTAGGACCGACCCGGCCGCCCGGCGCGTCGGGGAGACGAACTGCTGGGAACCCGCGGGACGGGGGGCGGTGATGGCGGAGGACGGCTCCCCGCACGACGAGGGGATCACGAACGAGCTGTTCGAGGCGGACACGGAAACCGAGCCGGGCGGGACGAACGTTCAGGTCGCCGGGCTGGACGTCCAGCCCCACGTGGTCCTCATCTCGTCGGCCGTCATCGTACTGTTCGTCGCCATCACGCTGCTGTTTCCGGACCGGGCGGAGCAGGGGTTCGACTGGGCCTTCGAGGGCGTGAACGCGAACTTCAGCTGGTTCTACGTCCTCGCGATGAACGTCTTCATGGTCTCGGTGCTGTTCTTCGGGGCGAGCAAGTACGGACGGATCAGGCTCGGCGGCGTCGACGCCGACACGGAGTTCAGCGACCTCTCGTGGTTCGCGATGCTGTTCAGCGCCGGGATGGGGATCGGCCTCATGTTCTGGAGCGTCGGCGAGCCGCTCTTCCATTTCGCGGACCCGCTGTTCGGCGCCGAGCCGGAGACCGAGGCGGCCGCGGAGACCGCGATGGCGATCACCTATCTCCACTGGGGCTTTCACCCCTGGGGGGTCTACGCGCTCGTCGGGCTCGGGATCGGCTTCTTCACGTTCAACCGCGGGCTGCCGATGACGTTCCGGTCGGTGTTCTGGCCGCTGTTGGGTGAACGCATCCACGGCTGGTGGGGGCATCTCATCGACGTCCTGACGGTGTTCGCGACGCTGTTCGGCATCGCGACCTCGCTCGGGCTCGGGGCGCTCCAGATCAACGCCGGCATCTCGTTTATCGGCCCCGAGGTGTTCGGCGTCGCCGTCCCCAACGGGACGGGCACTCAAGTAGTGATCATCGCGGTGATCACGGTGATCGCGCTGGTCTCGGTCGGCCTCGGGATGCACGAGGGGATCCGCCGGCTGAGCCAGTTCAACGTCCGGCTGATGGTGCTGTTGATGGTAATGGTCCTGTTGGCCGGCCCGACGCTGTTCGTTCTGGGGACGTTCCCCCAGGCCCTCGGCAACTACCTCGTGAACTTCCCCGAACTGGCGCTGTGGACCGATTCCTACGGCGAGTCGCCCTACGCGGGCTGGCAAGGCGAGTGGACCCTCTTCTACTGGGGCTGGTGGATCGCGTGGTCGCCGTTCGTCAGGATGTTCATCGCGCGCATCTCGCGGGGCCGAACCGTCCGCGAGTTCGTCTTCGCCGTGCTGTTCCTCCCGCCGCTGTTCTCCTTCTTCTGGATGGCGGTCTTCGGCGGCACCGCGCTCCAGTTCGAGCTGTTCACTGAGCAGACGATCATGGGGACGGTCTTCGAGGCCGGCGAGGAGGTCGCGATGTTCGAGCTCTTCACGCTGCTGCCGCTGACGGCGGTCCTCTCTGTGATCACCGTCGTCCTCGTGATGACCTTTTTCGTCACGTCCTCGGACTCGGGCTCGCTGGTCCTCGGACACATCTCGTCGGGTGGGATGCACGAGGCGCCGAAGAACCAGCGCGTCGCCTGGGCCCTCGCCGAGGGGACGGTCGCCGCGGTGTTGCTGATCGGCGGCGGCCTCGCCGCGCTGCAGACCGCGTCGATCACCGCCGGCCTCCCGTTCGCGTTCGTCCTCCTCGTGCTCTGTTACAGCCTCTGGAAGGGGCTCGACGGCGAGTACGAGACCCTCGAGTCCGACAAGTTCGCGACGGTCGTCGACGACCTCGTGGAGAAAGGTAACGTCGTCACGGAGGAGACCGGCGCCGGCGTCGTGACCGACATCCAGGACGAGGGCGAGGGCGAATCGGCGACGGAGGAGTGAACCTCGGTCCGATCCCTGGTTTCGGCCGAACGGGACGGAACCGTGTTCGTCCTACTAGGTGGTCGTGCGAGCACGACCCTCGGAACCCTTATCCGGCTACTGGGCGTACATTTGTTTGCAATGGCAAACGGAAAGGTTGATTTCTTCAACGACACTGGCGGTTACGGATTTATTACGACTGAGGACGCGGACGAGGACGTTTTCTTCCACATGGAGGACGTTGGCGGCCCGGACCTCGAAGAGGGACAGGACATCGAGTTCGACATCGAACAGGCCCCCAAGGGCCCGCGCGCGACCAACGTCGTTCGCAACTAAAACGCCCTCAGCCCGCCACCGCTTGGTGGCACTGAGACGCGCTTGCTGTTTTTATCGCTGCAACGTGCTTAGCCGTAGGAGCATCGTCCGTAGCGGAAACGACTCGGAAACACGGCTCGGAGCGACAGTGCCGTGGTTCGGATAAACCCGGCTGAACGAGCGGATCTCGGTCGGGCTGACTCGGTCCATACGTTCGATCCCGGACGCCGGCGACCGCGACGACGATCGAATCACATGAGCGATCGAAACGGAACCACTACCCGGTTGGGGCGTCAGTTGCTATCATGGAACTGAATCATAGACGGCGGGGAGCCGGCGAACCGTTGCTTCTCGTTCACGGGCTAGGCGGCAGTTGGCGGACGTGGGAGCCCGTGCTCGACGCGCTGGCCGCCGAGCGCGAGGTGATCGCGGTCGACCTCCCCGGCCACGGCGAGACCCCGCCGCTGTCCGGCGAGACCTCGATCGACACGCTGGCCGACTCGGTCGTCTCCTTCCTCGAGGCCCAGGATCTCCAGGAGGTCGACGTCGTCGGCAACTCCATGGGCGGGCGGCTCGTGCTCGAGCTCGCGCGCCGCGGCGCGGTCGGCGACACCG
Protein-coding sequences here:
- a CDS encoding BCCT family transporter codes for the protein MAEDGSPHDEGITNELFEADTETEPGGTNVQVAGLDVQPHVVLISSAVIVLFVAITLLFPDRAEQGFDWAFEGVNANFSWFYVLAMNVFMVSVLFFGASKYGRIRLGGVDADTEFSDLSWFAMLFSAGMGIGLMFWSVGEPLFHFADPLFGAEPETEAAAETAMAITYLHWGFHPWGVYALVGLGIGFFTFNRGLPMTFRSVFWPLLGERIHGWWGHLIDVLTVFATLFGIATSLGLGALQINAGISFIGPEVFGVAVPNGTGTQVVIIAVITVIALVSVGLGMHEGIRRLSQFNVRLMVLLMVMVLLAGPTLFVLGTFPQALGNYLVNFPELALWTDSYGESPYAGWQGEWTLFYWGWWIAWSPFVRMFIARISRGRTVREFVFAVLFLPPLFSFFWMAVFGGTALQFELFTEQTIMGTVFEAGEEVAMFELFTLLPLTAVLSVITVVLVMTFFVTSSDSGSLVLGHISSGGMHEAPKNQRVAWALAEGTVAAVLLIGGGLAALQTASITAGLPFAFVLLVLCYSLWKGLDGEYETLESDKFATVVDDLVEKGNVVTEETGAGVVTDIQDEGEGESATEE
- a CDS encoding cold-shock protein; protein product: MANGKVDFFNDTGGYGFITTEDADEDVFFHMEDVGGPDLEEGQDIEFDIEQAPKGPRATNVVRN